From a single Lolium rigidum isolate FL_2022 chromosome 7, APGP_CSIRO_Lrig_0.1, whole genome shotgun sequence genomic region:
- the LOC124671214 gene encoding auxin-responsive protein IAA33-like yields the protein MMSGGNGAGPSSSSFERHTKRRPPAPDSERRKLLRLSSVQEEDVLAAGVVPPVTVVLDGRCICHRVHLSTHTGYRSLAAALRRMFVDDDDADAAQAAGGEGLQLDLSNAVPGHVVAYEDMEDDLLLAGDLNWKDFVRVAKRIRIIPAKPSNRRIKQ from the exons ATGATGAGCGGCGGCAATGGTGCGGGACCCAGCAGCTCCAGCTTCGAGCGGCACACGAagcgccggccgccggcgccggacaGCGAGAGGCGGAAGCTGCTGCGGCTGTCGTCCGTGCAGGAGGAGGACGTGCTGGCGGCGGGTGTGGTGCCGCCGGTCACGGTGGTCCTGGACGGGCGCTGCATCTGCCACCGCGTCCACCTCAGCACCCACACCGGGTACCGCAgcctcgccgccgcgctccggcgcatgttcgtcgacgacgatgacgcgGACGCCGCGCAGGCGGCCGGAGGCGAGGGCCTCCAGCTGGACCTTTCCAATGCCGTGCCGGGGCACGTGGTGGCGTACGAGGACATGGAGGAcgacctcctcctcgccggcgacctcaaCTGGAA AGATTTCGTCCGTGTGGCGAAGAGGATCCGGATAATCCCGGCGAAACCGTCGAACCGAAGGATCAAGCAGTGA